One Thermoanaerobaculales bacterium DNA window includes the following coding sequences:
- a CDS encoding VWA domain-containing protein: MERHHRAVVTTVVLAMLAVAAARPVALRVEATPVRPAGDATVVSVAIQVAPEDRARLGRDIWVQGELLRRGARVDRLARALDLDERGQATFEATWPPGEYDLRVEISGGKARVGGVWAGPLTVPSLGPAAPVPAAAQALPVAVAATTAAAPPPAAEALPAETEAAPQPEPAAAAEAAAEPAGEPPPAAAPAAVATAPTPAPVATAAPVPTAAAEPQPGKPTPAPPPEPVAETPAPEPAPEPPPVAASAVAPAAAPAAQGSTWTAARPGTSDLTVIVTERNRPIVGLGPSGFRLRVGGSEVTVEEVGDADSSPLNLAIVADVAADAGELLDEVSGQLGRFSLRTGDGGRLMVVTTGDPRPTWGATPDRIARWAEEAGQGRTDDLAGLVAAASQSFAGRRGRSFLVVVTDGRDSSGKAAWKDAAVAVEAAGVPVFVVGLRDSGFDDQARSALSRAADVSGGRSYFLGSAEMAGMTLDYVGDLIDASYALAFRPPAAGPGPREVKVDVANRDWQVHAPRRTP; the protein is encoded by the coding sequence ATGGAGCGACACCACCGCGCCGTCGTCACCACCGTCGTGCTCGCGATGCTGGCGGTCGCCGCCGCGCGGCCGGTGGCGCTGCGGGTCGAGGCCACGCCTGTCCGCCCGGCCGGCGACGCCACCGTGGTGTCGGTTGCCATCCAGGTCGCGCCCGAGGACCGCGCTCGCCTCGGCCGGGACATCTGGGTGCAGGGCGAGCTGCTCCGGCGCGGGGCGCGGGTCGACCGTCTGGCGCGGGCCCTCGACCTCGACGAGCGCGGCCAGGCCACCTTCGAGGCGACCTGGCCGCCCGGTGAGTACGACCTGCGGGTCGAGATCAGCGGCGGCAAGGCGCGGGTCGGCGGGGTGTGGGCCGGCCCGCTGACGGTCCCAAGCCTGGGGCCCGCCGCACCTGTCCCCGCTGCGGCCCAAGCACTGCCGGTCGCAGTCGCCGCGACCACTGCCGCCGCCCCACCGCCGGCCGCCGAGGCACTGCCGGCCGAGACCGAGGCGGCGCCGCAGCCCGAGCCCGCGGCAGCGGCCGAGGCCGCCGCCGAGCCCGCTGGCGAGCCGCCACCGGCAGCAGCACCCGCCGCCGTCGCCACCGCACCGACGCCGGCGCCCGTCGCCACCGCGGCGCCCGTCCCGACGGCCGCCGCTGAGCCCCAACCCGGCAAGCCCACCCCGGCGCCACCGCCCGAGCCGGTCGCCGAGACGCCCGCCCCCGAGCCGGCACCCGAGCCGCCCCCGGTCGCGGCCTCGGCCGTGGCACCGGCCGCCGCACCCGCTGCGCAGGGCAGCACATGGACGGCCGCTCGTCCGGGGACGTCGGACCTGACGGTGATCGTCACCGAGCGCAACCGTCCCATCGTCGGCCTCGGCCCGAGTGGGTTCCGGCTGCGGGTCGGCGGCTCCGAGGTCACCGTCGAGGAGGTGGGCGACGCCGACAGCTCGCCACTCAACCTGGCGATCGTCGCCGATGTCGCGGCCGACGCCGGCGAGCTCCTCGACGAGGTCTCGGGCCAGCTCGGCCGCTTCTCGCTGCGCACCGGCGACGGCGGAAGGCTCATGGTGGTGACCACCGGCGACCCGCGGCCGACGTGGGGGGCCACGCCGGACCGCATCGCGCGCTGGGCGGAGGAAGCCGGGCAAGGGCGGACCGACGACCTCGCCGGGCTGGTCGCGGCGGCATCGCAGTCCTTCGCCGGCCGGCGCGGTCGCAGCTTCCTGGTGGTTGTCACCGACGGTAGAGACAGCTCCGGCAAGGCAGCGTGGAAGGACGCCGCGGTTGCGGTCGAGGCAGCCGGGGTGCCGGTGTTCGTCGTCGGGCTGCGCGACAGCGGTTTCGACGACCAGGCCCGTTCCGCACTCAGCCGGGCCGCCGACGTGTCGGGCGGCCGCAGCTACTTCCTGGGCAGCGCCGAAATGGCCGGCATGACGCTCGACTACGTCGGCGACCTGATCGACGCGAGCTACGCGCTTGCCTTTCGGCCGCCGGCCGCGGGACCGGGTCCGCGCGAGGTCAAGGTCGATGTCGCCAACCGCGACTGGCAGGTCCACGCCCCGCGCCGCACTCCCTGA
- a CDS encoding neutral zinc metallopeptidase, whose product MRWQTGRRSSNVEDRRGQGGGGFGGFRLPRIPRVGLPGGTGSGLPGGMRVGYPRSARSGGIGCLGILLLIVVFMVLFNLGPFAPPDTEVSTVPSSTSLGPSSSSSGDELADFVSVVLADTEDTWNAIFSASGSAYREPVLVLYSGYTQTACGVGQSATGPFYCPADQKLYIDLSFYDELRTRFGAPGDFAQAYVIAHEVGHHVQTLLGITEQVDVARRRASQVQANELSVRLELQADCLAGVWANHANRARQILEEGDIDEGLGAAAAIGDDRIQRQQQGEVVPDSFTHGSSVQRVRWFRRGLDSGEVNTCDTFSAVDL is encoded by the coding sequence ATGCGCTGGCAGACAGGACGCCGCAGCAGCAACGTCGAGGATCGCCGTGGCCAGGGCGGCGGGGGCTTCGGGGGCTTCCGCCTCCCCCGGATCCCGAGAGTCGGGCTGCCGGGCGGAACCGGCTCCGGCCTGCCCGGCGGGATGCGCGTCGGGTACCCGCGCAGCGCCCGCAGCGGCGGCATCGGCTGCCTCGGGATCCTGCTCCTGATCGTGGTGTTCATGGTGCTGTTCAACCTCGGCCCCTTCGCGCCCCCCGACACCGAGGTTTCCACGGTGCCGTCCTCGACCTCCCTGGGGCCGTCATCCTCCTCCTCGGGGGACGAGCTCGCCGACTTCGTCTCGGTCGTGCTCGCCGACACCGAGGACACCTGGAACGCCATCTTCTCCGCCTCGGGCTCCGCCTACCGGGAGCCCGTCCTGGTCCTGTACTCGGGCTACACCCAGACCGCCTGCGGCGTCGGCCAGTCGGCGACCGGCCCCTTCTACTGCCCGGCCGACCAGAAGCTCTACATCGACCTCAGCTTCTACGACGAGCTCCGCACGCGATTCGGGGCGCCCGGAGACTTCGCCCAGGCCTACGTCATCGCCCACGAGGTCGGCCACCACGTGCAGACGCTGCTCGGCATCACCGAGCAGGTGGATGTCGCGAGACGGCGCGCCAGCCAGGTGCAGGCCAACGAGCTGTCGGTGCGGCTCGAGCTCCAGGCCGACTGCCTCGCCGGAGTGTGGGCGAACCACGCCAACCGCGCGCGCCAGATCCTCGAGGAAGGCGACATCGACGAGGGCCTCGGCGCGGCAGCCGCCATCGGCGACGACCGCATCCAGCGCCAGCAGCAGGGCGAGGTTGTGCCGGACTCGTTCACCCACGGCTCCTCGGTGCAGCGGGTGCGCTGGTTCCGGCGCGGCCTCGACAGCGGCGAGGTCAACACCTGCGACACCTTCTCCGCGGTCGATCTCTGA
- a CDS encoding sulfite exporter TauE/SafE family protein, whose translation MNPQLLLIVLAGVLVGIGAAFSGLGGGFLMVPLLLLMGFPAQKAVGTSFLGIFIISVSALAAHGKLANVDWKLGLLLGVGGVVGAQIGARIVEHVSTAQFKRIFATVLLGLAAYLFFKR comes from the coding sequence GTGAACCCACAGCTCCTGTTGATCGTTCTGGCTGGCGTGCTGGTCGGCATCGGCGCCGCGTTCAGCGGTCTCGGTGGCGGCTTCCTGATGGTCCCGCTGCTGCTGCTGATGGGGTTCCCGGCCCAGAAGGCGGTCGGGACGTCGTTCCTCGGCATCTTCATCATCTCGGTGTCGGCGCTGGCCGCGCACGGCAAGCTGGCAAACGTCGACTGGAAGCTCGGCCTGCTGCTGGGCGTCGGGGGCGTGGTTGGCGCTCAGATCGGCGCCCGGATCGTGGAGCACGTTTCCACCGCCCAGTTCAAGCGGATCTTCGCCACGGTCCTGCTCGGCCTCGCGGCCTACCTGTTCTTCAAGAGGTAG
- a CDS encoding GNAT family N-acetyltransferase has translation MPSPEPTEVPGVTLRFAGVDDAGVILELIRDLAAYERLSHELVADEARIRASLFGDRPAAETLIAEDQGAPVGFALFFHNYSTFLGRPGLYLEDIYVRPAARGRGIGKALLMRLARIAVERGCGRMEWSVLNWNEPAIGFYRGLGAVAMDGWTVYRLTGADLEKLAAVT, from the coding sequence ATGCCGAGCCCCGAGCCGACCGAAGTGCCGGGCGTGACGCTGCGCTTCGCCGGCGTCGACGACGCCGGCGTCATTCTTGAGCTGATCCGCGACCTCGCCGCGTACGAGCGGCTGTCCCACGAGCTGGTAGCAGACGAGGCGCGGATCCGTGCGAGCCTGTTCGGCGACCGGCCGGCGGCCGAGACCCTGATCGCCGAGGACCAGGGCGCCCCGGTCGGCTTCGCCCTCTTCTTTCACAACTACTCGACCTTCCTCGGCCGTCCCGGGCTCTACCTCGAGGACATCTATGTGCGGCCGGCGGCGCGCGGCCGGGGCATCGGGAAGGCGCTCCTGATGCGTCTGGCGAGAATCGCGGTCGAGCGCGGCTGCGGCCGGATGGAGTGGTCGGTGCTGAACTGGAACGAGCCCGCGATCGGCTTCTACCGCGGGCTCGGCGCGGTGGCCATGGACGGGTGGACCGTGTACCGGCTCACCGGTGCCGACCTGGAGAAGCTCGCGGCGGTGACCTGA
- a CDS encoding alpha/beta hydrolase, with protein sequence MTDFRIDTPRGPIAGTESGHGPALVLVAGLGSSHRIWGDLPSLLGRRFTVLAIDNRGIGGSRSGHPFSLTDAALDVVAAVDGRGHHQFALLGASMGGVIALAAAIAAPRRTGCLVLASCAARLTRHGRRSLELLRDLLQHLPPDRVGPALMTIAFAPAFARRFPGLVEEAARLYGLDPADQPGATDQVERLLVGWDLRPQLAELEVPALVLSGDHDPIVAPEDSAELAGVLPRAELMTVTGAAHSVLAEGGREVLQKVVDFLAAHVG encoded by the coding sequence ATGACCGACTTCCGGATCGACACGCCACGCGGACCCATCGCCGGCACCGAGTCGGGCCATGGCCCGGCCCTGGTCCTGGTCGCCGGCCTCGGCTCGTCCCACCGCATCTGGGGCGATCTGCCGAGCCTGCTCGGCCGCCGCTTCACGGTCCTCGCCATCGACAACCGCGGGATCGGCGGTTCGCGCTCGGGACATCCCTTCTCCCTGACCGACGCCGCGCTCGACGTCGTGGCGGCGGTGGACGGCAGGGGGCACCATCAGTTCGCCCTGCTCGGCGCGAGCATGGGAGGCGTCATCGCACTCGCCGCCGCGATCGCTGCGCCCCGTCGGACCGGCTGCCTCGTCCTCGCCTCGTGCGCCGCGAGGCTGACCCGTCACGGCCGGCGTTCCCTGGAGCTGCTGCGCGACCTGCTGCAGCACCTCCCGCCGGACCGCGTCGGCCCCGCCCTGATGACGATCGCGTTCGCCCCCGCCTTCGCCCGGCGCTTTCCGGGCCTCGTCGAGGAGGCAGCGCGGCTGTACGGGCTCGACCCGGCCGACCAGCCGGGCGCCACTGATCAGGTCGAACGGCTGCTGGTCGGCTGGGACCTGCGGCCGCAGCTTGCCGAGCTCGAGGTCCCCGCCCTCGTGCTGAGCGGCGACCATGACCCGATCGTGGCGCCCGAGGACTCTGCCGAGCTCGCGGGAGTCCTGCCGCGCGCCGAGCTGATGACCGTCACCGGCGCAGCCCACTCGGTGCTCGCCGAGGGCGGCCGCGAGGTCTTGCAGAAGGTGGTGGACTTTCTGGCCGCTCATGTCGGCTGA
- a CDS encoding type III pantothenate kinase: MSELLLVLDVGNTNTVVGLFRGRVLESRWRLSTHADRTADEVGMWLRQLLDWQGVDPAELVGVAVGSVVPPVDPRLREGIGRYLEVAPFFVEPGIRTGMPLRVDAPQELGADRLCDAVAAHELYGGPCVVVDFGTAVTWEVVSANGEYLGGAIAPGPGVTADALASRTAKLPMVAIAPPPRVIGKGTVDSIQSGLFYGYLGLVEGVTRRILAELGEAVVIATGGFAEDIAQHTDIFRHVEPDLTLHGLRILWKRNHAGEP; encoded by the coding sequence GTGAGCGAGCTGCTGCTGGTCCTGGATGTCGGGAACACGAACACCGTGGTGGGGCTGTTCCGGGGCAGGGTCCTGGAGTCCCGCTGGCGACTGTCGACGCACGCCGACCGGACCGCCGACGAGGTCGGAATGTGGCTGCGCCAGCTCCTGGACTGGCAGGGCGTCGACCCCGCCGAGCTGGTCGGCGTCGCCGTCGGCTCGGTGGTCCCGCCGGTCGACCCCCGGCTCCGGGAGGGCATCGGCCGCTACCTCGAGGTCGCCCCCTTCTTCGTGGAGCCGGGGATTAGGACCGGCATGCCGCTCCGGGTCGACGCCCCGCAGGAGCTCGGAGCGGATCGGTTGTGCGATGCGGTTGCCGCCCACGAGCTCTACGGCGGGCCGTGCGTCGTCGTCGACTTCGGGACCGCGGTGACCTGGGAGGTCGTGTCGGCGAACGGGGAGTACCTGGGCGGGGCCATCGCACCGGGCCCCGGCGTGACCGCCGATGCCCTGGCGTCGCGGACCGCGAAGCTGCCAATGGTGGCGATCGCGCCGCCGCCGCGGGTGATCGGCAAGGGCACGGTCGACAGCATCCAGTCCGGGCTCTTCTACGGCTACCTCGGCCTCGTCGAGGGCGTGACACGGCGCATCCTGGCGGAGCTCGGCGAGGCGGTCGTCATCGCCACCGGCGGCTTCGCCGAGGACATCGCGCAGCACACCGACATCTTCCGGCACGTCGAGCCCGACCTCACGCTGCACGGCCTCCGCATCCTGTGGAAGCGCAACCATGCGGGGGAGCCGTGA
- a CDS encoding CDP-alcohol phosphatidyltransferase family protein produces the protein MIGQGSGPERRERIRSKVEEKLRPLTLPNFITLFRMAITPFLVLAINDRDFQLALWILIVGGITDAVDGWLARSLNSRSVIGAFLDPIADKLMLTVAYVSLTIPQGQAVVIPLWLAIMALFRDFLIVLVAVVLYAVEGVKSFPPSILGKATTFMHVVTVCIVLLANLVAVQALTLTVCFYASFALVILSGFNYLYRASKFIEAARQERNGAA, from the coding sequence GTGATCGGACAAGGGTCAGGGCCCGAGCGGCGGGAGCGGATCCGGAGCAAGGTCGAAGAGAAGCTGCGCCCCCTCACCCTGCCGAACTTCATCACCCTGTTCCGGATGGCGATCACGCCGTTCCTGGTGCTGGCGATCAACGACCGCGACTTCCAGCTCGCGCTCTGGATCCTGATCGTCGGCGGGATCACCGATGCAGTCGACGGCTGGCTCGCGCGCAGCCTCAACTCGCGATCGGTGATCGGCGCGTTCCTCGACCCGATCGCCGACAAGCTGATGCTCACGGTCGCGTACGTGTCGCTGACGATTCCCCAGGGTCAGGCGGTCGTGATCCCGCTCTGGCTGGCGATCATGGCGCTGTTCCGCGACTTCCTGATCGTGCTGGTGGCGGTCGTCCTGTACGCGGTCGAAGGCGTCAAGAGCTTTCCGCCGTCGATCCTCGGCAAGGCCACGACCTTCATGCACGTGGTGACGGTCTGCATCGTGCTGCTGGCCAACCTGGTGGCGGTCCAGGCGCTGACACTGACGGTGTGCTTCTACGCCAGCTTCGCGCTGGTCATCCTGTCGGGTTTCAACTACCTCTACCGCGCGAGCAAGTTCATCGAGGCTGCCCGCCAGGAGCGCAACGGCGCCGCCTGA
- a CDS encoding transposase has protein sequence MTSIDGCFAVDRDTHGGGGEKQEPCRQESRVWSAMQDELATKNGRQIYARRKVIVEPVIGQTKEARRFRRFSLRGLRKVRGEWTLVCLCGNLLKLVTASLQTEPEPA, from the coding sequence TTGACATCTATCGACGGCTGTTTCGCCGTTGATCGAGACACACATGGCGGAGGAGGCGAGAAGCAGGAGCCTTGTCGGCAGGAAAGCAGGGTCTGGAGCGCGATGCAGGACGAACTCGCCACCAAGAACGGTCGCCAGATCTACGCTCGCCGCAAGGTCATCGTAGAACCGGTGATCGGTCAGACCAAGGAAGCGCGACGCTTCCGCCGCTTCTCGCTACGAGGCCTGCGGAAGGTCCGAGGTGAATGGACCCTCGTGTGCCTGTGCGGCAACCTCCTCAAGCTGGTGACTGCCTCCCTGCAGACCGAGCCTGAGCCCGCTTAG
- a CDS encoding acetate kinase: MKILVLNSGSSSVKYQVIETDLERMRDDGDLALAVGQVEKIGLSDSRLTLSVPGRPTYQDYREILEHRAAIDWALRVLVDPEHGILKSVSDIEAVGHRVVHGGEEFASSVLMTPEVVAKIEACSVLAPLHNPANLRGYHAAFAALPKVPHVAVFDTAFHQTMPGHAYLYGIPFQLYTKHQIRRYGFHGTSHRYVSYRGCQLLGWDRADRRVITAHLGNGCSIAAIDHGKSVDTSMGFTPLEGLLMGTRSGDMDPAIIPWLMAMEELTLHQVNTMLNKHSGLYGVSGVSSDMREVLEARARGRRRADVAYRMFCYRVKKYIGAYAAAMGGVDAVFMTGGIGENSPDVREYSLTGLEFMGLEFDPARNAGLKGREGEISTAGSRVKAWVVPTNEEKTIARDVARVLGGVMPTFEPPETFS, encoded by the coding sequence ATGAAGATCCTCGTCCTCAACAGCGGCTCGTCCTCCGTCAAATACCAGGTCATCGAGACCGACCTGGAGCGGATGAGGGACGACGGTGACCTGGCGCTCGCGGTCGGCCAGGTCGAGAAGATCGGCCTGTCCGACTCGCGGCTGACGCTGTCGGTCCCCGGCCGGCCGACCTACCAGGACTACCGCGAGATCCTCGAGCACCGCGCGGCGATCGACTGGGCTCTGCGCGTGCTGGTCGACCCCGAGCACGGAATCCTGAAGTCGGTGAGCGACATCGAGGCGGTCGGGCACCGGGTGGTCCACGGCGGCGAGGAGTTCGCGTCGTCGGTGCTGATGACTCCCGAGGTCGTGGCCAAGATCGAGGCCTGCTCGGTGCTCGCTCCGCTCCACAACCCCGCCAACCTCCGCGGCTACCACGCCGCGTTCGCGGCGCTGCCCAAGGTCCCGCACGTGGCGGTTTTCGACACGGCCTTCCATCAGACCATGCCCGGACACGCCTACCTCTACGGGATCCCGTTCCAGCTCTACACCAAGCACCAGATCCGGCGGTACGGCTTCCACGGCACCTCCCACCGCTACGTGTCCTACCGCGGCTGCCAGCTCCTCGGCTGGGACCGCGCCGACCGGCGGGTGATCACCGCCCACCTGGGCAACGGCTGCTCGATCGCGGCCATCGACCACGGCAAGAGCGTCGACACGTCGATGGGCTTCACGCCGCTGGAGGGCCTGCTGATGGGCACCCGGTCCGGCGACATGGACCCGGCGATCATCCCCTGGCTGATGGCCATGGAGGAGCTGACGCTGCACCAGGTCAACACGATGCTGAACAAGCACTCCGGGCTGTACGGGGTGTCTGGGGTCTCGTCCGACATGCGCGAGGTGCTCGAGGCCCGCGCCAGGGGCCGGCGGCGGGCGGACGTGGCCTACCGGATGTTCTGCTACCGGGTGAAGAAGTACATCGGGGCCTACGCAGCGGCGATGGGCGGCGTCGACGCGGTGTTCATGACCGGCGGGATCGGCGAGAACTCACCCGACGTCCGCGAGTACTCGCTGACCGGGCTGGAGTTCATGGGGCTCGAGTTCGACCCTGCCCGCAACGCCGGCCTCAAGGGACGGGAGGGCGAGATCTCGACTGCGGGCTCGCGGGTCAAGGCCTGGGTGGTCCCGACCAACGAGGAGAAGACGATCGCCCGAGACGTCGCCCGCGTGCTCGGCGGCGTGATGCCGACCTTCGAGCCGCCCGAGACCTTCAGCTAG
- a CDS encoding 3-hydroxyacyl-CoA dehydrogenase NAD-binding domain-containing protein: MSWELRDVAIIGGGMMGRSIATKVAQAGLNVSLKELSQEALESTKSELEKSLDHEIARFGLTSSEKKAILSRIRLVTTFDAIGDADLAIETVQEDPALKRQILRELDHRLATDHPIVINTSTLSITELAADASRPERILGMHFLYPVTTTRVVEVVRGQLTSDEVYERAVAFGRLLGKIPIKVFEMPGFVTTRVALPLVNEAMHVVMEGVAQAAEVDLAMKLGYDFRVGPLEWADRTGLDRILNWMQHLHDETGEARFRPCPLLRRLVRAGLLGAKTGRGFFTYDANRRRTDRLADDQPGLG; the protein is encoded by the coding sequence ATGAGCTGGGAACTTCGCGACGTCGCAATCATCGGGGGCGGCATGATGGGCCGCTCGATCGCCACCAAGGTGGCGCAGGCCGGCCTCAACGTCTCGCTCAAGGAGCTGTCGCAGGAGGCCCTCGAGAGCACCAAGAGTGAACTCGAGAAATCCCTCGATCACGAGATCGCCCGTTTCGGCCTGACCTCGTCCGAGAAAAAGGCGATCCTGTCGAGGATCCGCCTGGTGACCACCTTCGACGCCATCGGCGATGCCGACCTGGCCATCGAGACGGTCCAGGAGGACCCGGCGCTCAAGCGCCAGATCCTGCGTGAGCTCGACCACCGGCTCGCGACCGACCACCCGATCGTCATCAACACCTCGACCCTGTCGATCACCGAGCTCGCGGCCGACGCCTCGCGTCCCGAGCGCATCCTCGGCATGCACTTCCTCTACCCGGTGACCACCACGCGGGTGGTCGAGGTGGTGCGCGGACAGCTCACGTCGGACGAGGTCTACGAGCGTGCCGTCGCATTCGGGCGGCTGCTCGGCAAGATCCCGATCAAGGTGTTCGAGATGCCGGGCTTCGTCACCACCCGGGTGGCCCTGCCGCTGGTCAACGAGGCGATGCACGTCGTCATGGAGGGGGTCGCCCAGGCGGCGGAGGTCGACCTCGCGATGAAGCTCGGCTACGACTTCCGGGTCGGGCCGCTGGAGTGGGCCGACCGCACCGGGCTCGACCGGATCCTGAACTGGATGCAGCACCTCCACGACGAGACCGGCGAGGCGCGCTTCCGGCCTTGCCCGCTGCTCAGGCGCCTGGTCCGGGCGGGCCTGCTCGGCGCCAAGACCGGCCGCGGCTTCTTCACCTACGACGCCAATCGCCGGCGGACGGATCGGCTGGCAGACGACCAGCCGGGGCTCGGCTAG
- a CDS encoding TlpA disulfide reductase family protein yields the protein MRRVLAIGVLAALLAAPSAAAAGPAQRPELPALTLRTLDGTGSVAVDSFRGRPVLLSFWASWCGPCRVELPELESLYKELLGDGFVLLTVNVDSVPAIASRYLAQLGVSVPVYRMDQQDLIKLDINALPTNILLGREGQTLMFSTGYSPTVAEDILRLVREMGSVGAAGLGDVQGP from the coding sequence ATGAGACGGGTTCTCGCGATCGGCGTGCTCGCCGCTCTGCTCGCGGCGCCTTCCGCGGCCGCCGCGGGGCCGGCGCAGCGACCGGAGCTGCCTGCGCTGACGTTGCGGACGTTGGACGGGACCGGATCGGTGGCCGTGGACTCGTTTCGGGGGCGGCCGGTGCTGCTCTCCTTCTGGGCGAGCTGGTGCGGGCCGTGCCGGGTCGAGCTGCCGGAGCTGGAGAGCCTCTACAAGGAGCTGCTCGGTGACGGGTTCGTGCTGCTGACCGTCAACGTCGACAGCGTGCCCGCGATCGCCAGCCGCTACCTCGCGCAGCTCGGGGTGTCGGTGCCGGTCTACCGGATGGACCAGCAGGACCTGATCAAGCTCGACATCAACGCCCTGCCGACTAACATCCTGCTCGGCCGCGAGGGCCAGACCCTGATGTTCAGCACCGGCTACTCGCCCACCGTGGCCGAGGACATCCTCCGGCTGGTGCGGGAAATGGGGAGCGTGGGGGCCGCCGGCCTGGGGGACGTGCAGGGTCCATGA
- a CDS encoding DMT family transporter, giving the protein MSRTLSTVALLGVTAVWGWTFVVVHDAIAIYGVLAFLAARFCLAAAAAGAIWGRRLDRRTLRVGAGIGLVLAMGYLFQTWGLRHTTPTNSGLITGLFVIFAPVADRLLHGARMPRLRWLAIALSLAGMVLLTGRTPTELALGDLLTLACAIWLGIHTALLSRHAPSHDPRALATAQMLAMAVLFLLLWPLAGRPAAPPREVWFAIVLTGLVASALAFAVQSAAQKRLSTSRAAILLATEPLFAALFGYLLANDRLGGLQVAGAALILGAVVLSEAVSSLAAKR; this is encoded by the coding sequence GTGAGCAGGACACTGTCGACCGTCGCCCTGCTCGGCGTCACCGCCGTCTGGGGCTGGACCTTCGTGGTGGTCCACGACGCCATCGCGATCTACGGCGTCCTGGCCTTCCTCGCGGCGCGCTTCTGTCTCGCCGCGGCCGCCGCCGGAGCGATCTGGGGCCGCCGCCTCGACCGCCGCACCCTCCGCGTCGGGGCCGGCATCGGCCTGGTGCTGGCGATGGGCTACCTGTTCCAGACCTGGGGGCTGCGCCACACGACCCCGACCAACTCCGGGCTCATCACCGGCCTGTTCGTCATCTTCGCGCCGGTCGCCGACCGGCTGCTCCACGGTGCCCGAATGCCGCGGCTGCGCTGGCTTGCGATCGCGCTGAGCCTGGCCGGGATGGTGCTGCTCACCGGACGCACGCCCACCGAGCTCGCGCTCGGCGACCTACTGACCCTCGCCTGCGCGATCTGGCTCGGGATCCACACCGCCCTGCTCTCCCGCCACGCCCCGTCGCACGATCCGCGCGCGCTGGCGACCGCGCAGATGCTCGCCATGGCGGTCCTCTTCCTGCTGCTGTGGCCACTTGCCGGCAGGCCGGCCGCCCCGCCCAGGGAGGTGTGGTTCGCAATCGTGCTGACCGGCCTCGTCGCCTCGGCGCTCGCGTTCGCCGTGCAGTCGGCGGCCCAGAAGCGCCTCTCGACCTCGCGCGCCGCCATCCTCCTCGCCACCGAGCCGCTGTTCGCCGCACTGTTCGGCTACCTGCTCGCGAACGATCGGCTCGGTGGCCTGCAGGTGGCCGGCGCGGCCCTGATCCTCGGCGCGGTGGTGCTGTCCGAGGCGGTGTCCTCGCTCGCCGCGAAGCGCTGA
- a CDS encoding NUDIX hydrolase has translation MAQSTRETKLGGETIYSGRVVVLEVDRVRLPDGGESAREVIRHRGAAVVLPILDDGTVVMVRQYRYPVAAALLELPAGTLEPGEDPMACAARELVEETGYRARTLEPLGRFYSAPGYTDEVLLAVLAVGLEPSADASPDQDENIAVELLAAEEVLQRIGSGEIADAKTIATLMLARLRGVGI, from the coding sequence ATGGCGCAATCGACGAGAGAAACCAAGCTCGGCGGCGAGACAATCTACTCCGGCAGGGTTGTGGTGCTCGAGGTCGACCGGGTCCGACTGCCCGACGGCGGCGAGTCGGCGCGTGAGGTGATCCGCCACCGCGGGGCGGCGGTCGTGCTGCCGATCCTCGACGACGGCACCGTGGTGATGGTTCGCCAGTACCGCTACCCCGTCGCAGCGGCGCTGCTCGAGCTGCCTGCCGGCACGCTCGAGCCAGGCGAGGACCCGATGGCGTGCGCGGCCCGCGAGCTGGTCGAGGAAACTGGGTACCGGGCGCGCACCCTTGAGCCCCTGGGACGGTTCTACTCGGCACCCGGCTACACCGACGAGGTGCTGCTGGCGGTGCTGGCCGTCGGCCTCGAGCCGTCGGCGGACGCGAGCCCGGACCAGGACGAGAACATCGCGGTGGAGCTGCTGGCGGCCGAGGAGGTGCTGCAGCGGATCGGCAGCGGCGAGATCGCCGACGCCAAGACGATCGCCACGCTGATGCTGGCGCGGCTGCGAGGGGTTGGGATCTGA